A section of the Leptospira terpstrae serovar Hualin str. LT 11-33 = ATCC 700639 genome encodes:
- the pdhA gene encoding pyruvate dehydrogenase (acetyl-transferring) E1 component subunit alpha, with amino-acid sequence MVLIRKFEEAAAKAYSVGKIGGFLHLYIGQEAVGVGSIASLTPKDYIVSTYRDHGHALARGLHPKPLMAELFGKGTGISKGNGGSMHFFDRNAHFMGGHGIVGGHISLAAGIAFASKFKKEDSVTICFFGEGAANIGSFHEGLNLAAIWKLPVVFICENNHYAMGTPEYRALAVKDVSVRAYAYDMARDHIEGDEVRKVRDHVKVAVERARRGEGPTLIEVSTYRFRGHSMSDPAKYRTKEELEAYKKKDPLMRARHELELGGIKTEELDKLDLEIQTQIDEAYEYAETSPEPPLSQLHKYVYAEDK; translated from the coding sequence ATGGTACTTATACGAAAGTTTGAGGAAGCCGCTGCCAAAGCCTATAGTGTAGGTAAGATTGGTGGGTTTTTACATTTGTACATCGGTCAAGAAGCAGTAGGAGTTGGTTCTATCGCTTCCCTCACCCCAAAAGACTATATCGTTTCTACTTACAGAGACCACGGCCATGCATTGGCAAGGGGACTCCATCCAAAACCTTTAATGGCCGAATTGTTCGGGAAAGGAACTGGAATCTCGAAAGGTAACGGTGGTTCGATGCACTTTTTTGATCGCAACGCCCACTTTATGGGAGGACACGGAATTGTGGGAGGTCATATCTCTCTGGCAGCAGGAATCGCATTTGCTTCTAAATTCAAAAAAGAAGATTCAGTCACAATTTGTTTTTTTGGTGAAGGTGCTGCCAATATCGGATCCTTTCATGAAGGTTTAAATTTAGCGGCTATATGGAAACTTCCTGTTGTTTTTATTTGCGAGAACAACCATTATGCGATGGGAACTCCAGAATACCGAGCGCTTGCTGTAAAAGATGTTTCGGTTCGAGCTTATGCCTATGACATGGCACGTGACCATATCGAAGGAGATGAAGTAAGGAAAGTGAGAGACCATGTAAAAGTGGCTGTGGAACGAGCACGACGCGGCGAAGGACCAACTCTCATTGAAGTTTCGACCTACCGATTTCGAGGACATTCTATGTCTGACCCTGCAAAATACAGAACCAAAGAAGAATTAGAAGCTTATAAAAAGAAAGACCCTCTCATGCGTGCGAGACACGAACTGGAATTAGGCGGAATTAAAACGGAAGAATTAGATAAATTAGATTTAGAGATTCAAACCCAAATTGATGAAGCCTATGAGTATGCTGAGACCTCACCGGAACCTCCTCTCTCTCAACTACACAAGTATGTGTATGCGGAGGACAAATAG